From the Girardinichthys multiradiatus isolate DD_20200921_A chromosome 22, DD_fGirMul_XY1, whole genome shotgun sequence genome, one window contains:
- the golga7bb gene encoding golgin subfamily A member 7B gives MATEFHNLQDMLQTASLVTKVFIQRDYSEGTVCRFQTKFPTELDNRIEKALLEQTVKTLNSYYVEAEKVGGQSYLEGCLACATAYIVFLCMETRYEKVLKKISGYIQEQNEKIYAPRGLLLTDPIERGMRVLEISVFEGRGSSGSSPSSSMSSCSTAQ, from the exons ATGGCAACAGAG TTTCATAACCTCCAGGACATGCTGCAGACTGCATCGCTGGTAACAAAGGTGTTCATACAGCGAGACTACAGCGAAGGAACCGTGTGCCGATTCCAGACCAAGTTCCCCACAGAGCTCGACAACAGG ATAGAGAAAGCCCTGCTTGAGCAGACAGTAAAGACCCTGAACTCTTATTATGTGGAGGCGGAAAAAGTTGGAGGTCAGTCATACCTGGAAGGATGCCTGGCTTGTGCAACAGCGTACATCGTCTTCCTCTGCATGGAGACGCGCTATGAGAAG gtcttgaagaagataTCAGGCTACATCCAGGAGCAGAATGAGAAGATCTACGCTCCGAGAGGTCTGCTGCTCACAGACCCCATAGAGAGAGGAATGAGGGTT CTAGAGATTAGCGTGTTTGAGGGCCGGGGATCAAGCGGATCCAGTCCCAGCAGCAGCATGTCATCGTGTAGCACTGCTCAGTGA